The following proteins are co-located in the Fusobacteria bacterium ZRK30 genome:
- a CDS encoding methyltransferase domain-containing protein produces MKDIFSIYDKIKIQRDIEKKYFKVALNPVGQFRYTTGRKALEYLKYDRKIIEQLPEIVAASYCGTGNPFLLGNIKDGEEILDFGCGAGIDLIFASKLVGDQGRVVGLDMVSEMLEKAKKNIGMMDLKNTSLVLSEGEKLIFEDAAFDTIISNSVFNLVPNKEFLFKELHRVLKPNGKLMVVDQLFIGEEIKEHRKRVDSWFQ; encoded by the coding sequence ATGAAGGATATTTTTTCAATATACGATAAGATCAAGATACAAAGAGATATCGAAAAAAAATATTTTAAAGTTGCTCTCAACCCTGTGGGGCAATTTAGGTATACCACAGGACGAAAAGCTTTGGAGTATTTAAAATATGATAGGAAGATAATAGAGCAGCTTCCTGAAATAGTAGCTGCTAGCTACTGTGGAACGGGAAATCCTTTTTTATTAGGAAATATAAAAGATGGGGAAGAGATTTTAGACTTTGGTTGCGGAGCAGGGATCGATCTTATTTTTGCCTCTAAATTAGTGGGGGATCAGGGTAGGGTAGTTGGTTTGGATATGGTTTCTGAGATGTTGGAAAAAGCAAAAAAAAATATAGGCATGATGGACCTAAAAAATACAAGTCTGGTATTGTCTGAGGGTGAAAAATTGATATTTGAAGATGCTGCCTTTGATACAATAATATCTAACAGTGTTTTTAACTTAGTTCCAAATAAAGAATTTCTATTTAAAGAACTGCATAGGGTGCTAAAACCAAATGGGAAATTGATGGTAGTAGATCAACTATTTATAGGAGAAGAGATTAAAGAGCATAGGAAAAGGGTCGATAGCTGGTTTCAATGA
- a CDS encoding DUF3857 and transglutaminase domain-containing protein — protein MVKRFIILLTIWFSSISFSAYIPKDEAIKTLSPIAAEDYAEYNEVYIINSLTERDKLGEGTITTEMYRKVLNTTSKKDNSLYFNYDANYSSLDIAVIELIKADGKIFELDPKKILEEKISGASQEANIYTTQDKTLSGTIPNLEIGDIIYTKAVKTIKKERIEGHFSGVVTLESSNKFINNYEKLTFPKDKRLYVHELNKMGFKYDQIRTVTEDKQIYEWNIRDNQLVTSEPNMEDAIFSLNHIEYTTIPNWEYISKWYYDLVTPHLTMNDDIRNKVKVLTKDAKTRDEKIENIFYWVARNIRYLGVDGEKNRPGLEPHDISYTFKTRGGICRDKAALLSAMLNEAGVESDVFLISSGYRLSQEVPVTWFNHAITMVYDEKGEPLHILDPTDETTKDFLPKYEEDNSYLIARKDGDTLRSTPMSPAIENNSSAAIDLKLDSDYNAVGTIEFIFSGVADGKFRSTSMRMNKYDLDNLITGLINRVNPSIITTNIKTSDPKNMDSKYTIKADIEIPKYGKKINDYIFIPFSGADPSIHFMYEESISYPFSLSERKYDFRLSSPTSFTVNYRVEFPESISNISVPKPKTINYAGFQTVFTSKVRENMLDTTYYLENSKIHFPKEKYQDIKKEIGELSNNNNLFLIKEVKTDEK, from the coding sequence ATGGTTAAGAGGTTTATAATTTTATTGACAATATGGTTTTCATCGATAAGTTTTTCTGCTTATATCCCAAAAGATGAAGCTATTAAAACTTTATCACCTATAGCAGCGGAGGATTATGCTGAATATAACGAGGTTTATATAATCAACTCGTTGACAGAGAGGGATAAATTAGGAGAAGGGACAATAACGACCGAAATGTATAGAAAAGTCTTGAATACCACCTCTAAAAAAGATAACTCTCTTTACTTTAATTATGATGCTAATTACAGTAGTTTAGATATAGCTGTAATAGAACTGATTAAAGCAGATGGAAAAATATTTGAACTGGATCCTAAAAAAATATTGGAAGAAAAAATAAGTGGAGCTTCTCAAGAGGCTAATATATATACAACTCAGGATAAAACTTTATCCGGGACAATACCAAATCTGGAGATAGGAGATATAATCTATACCAAAGCTGTTAAAACTATAAAAAAAGAAAGGATAGAGGGACATTTTTCAGGGGTGGTTACTCTGGAAAGTTCTAACAAATTTATAAATAACTATGAAAAACTAACTTTCCCTAAGGATAAAAGATTATATGTCCACGAGTTGAATAAGATGGGATTTAAATATGACCAAATAAGAACTGTAACAGAGGATAAACAGATATATGAATGGAATATAAGGGATAATCAATTGGTTACTTCAGAGCCTAATATGGAGGATGCTATATTTTCTTTAAACCATATAGAGTATACAACTATACCAAACTGGGAGTATATATCTAAATGGTATTATGATCTAGTGACGCCTCACCTTACCATGAATGACGATATCAGAAATAAGGTTAAAGTTTTGACCAAAGATGCCAAAACAAGAGATGAAAAAATAGAGAATATCTTCTACTGGGTAGCTAGAAACATAAGATACCTAGGTGTAGATGGTGAAAAGAACAGACCTGGTCTAGAACCCCATGATATCTCTTATACATTTAAAACCCGAGGGGGAATATGCAGGGATAAAGCAGCCCTTTTAAGTGCTATGCTAAATGAAGCAGGGGTTGAGTCAGACGTGTTCCTTATAAGTTCTGGATATAGACTTAGTCAAGAAGTGCCAGTTACCTGGTTTAATCATGCTATAACGATGGTCTATGATGAAAAAGGTGAGCCGCTGCATATCCTGGATCCAACAGATGAGACCACTAAGGATTTTTTACCTAAATATGAAGAGGATAACTCCTACCTAATAGCTCGGAAAGATGGGGATACACTGAGAAGCACTCCCATGTCGCCGGCTATAGAAAATAACTCCAGTGCAGCTATAGATCTAAAGCTAGACAGTGACTATAATGCTGTGGGAACCATTGAATTTATATTTTCAGGTGTAGCTGATGGTAAATTTAGATCAACATCTATGAGGATGAATAAGTATGATTTAGATAATTTGATAACTGGGCTTATAAACAGGGTCAATCCCAGTATAATAACGACAAATATTAAAACTTCAGATCCTAAAAATATGGATTCTAAATATACTATAAAAGCTGATATTGAGATCCCTAAATATGGAAAGAAGATCAATGACTATATATTTATTCCCTTTAGCGGGGCTGATCCCAGTATTCACTTTATGTATGAGGAGTCAATTTCATACCCATTTTCATTATCTGAGAGAAAATATGATTTTAGACTAAGTTCACCTACAAGTTTCACTGTAAATTATCGTGTGGAATTTCCTGAAAGTATCTCAAATATCTCTGTGCCAAAACCGAAAACCATAAACTATGCTGGATTCCAAACGGTATTTACTTCTAAAGTAAGAGAAAATATGTTAGATACTACTTATTATTTGGAAAATTCAAAGATTCATTTCCCTAAAGAAAAATATCAGGACATAAAAAAAGAGATAGGGGAATTATCAAATAATAACAATTTATTCTTGATAAAAGAGGTGAAAACAGATGAGAAATAA
- a CDS encoding DUF3857 domain-containing protein has translation MRNKMKLFLYLTLTAFIFIGCTKSKLEKSENSDKIGYKFSEVIKIIKDNNKLPEEYAELGAVYLINNKKLTVHKDGSSEIHKFKVTKVINYEGKKKLSDIIINYDPTNEKLILGEMYTVTKDYKKISIPKNQSIEQDDELAIYSPLYVHNKNRIVNFPKVEPGTYIITDYTIKTKWTYPLGRNEPFDTEIPSLNKTRIIDYPKSMRLNYEVIGDNIVEDKKVLDDRNILAFSSKNTRVLKREEKMPINLLLDIDKVVYSFYKDWAGLAKEKIQSMDNIKITPEVRKLSDEIVGDTGKKSEKIAEIYSYVVNNFTLKDIYLDQSNFKPLNLDRIIYQKYGSKIDLNALFVGLVRAQNINDVYPVIILDSYAKSSSYQIKYPMNYSIYDVGTYVDGRIVLLNSRYNYLDAMDEKINYISKKNNYLPQVYEPKIDYKENTSYLYKLEGDDAKVDVNLEFKGGMDSFIRYYGGILPAQRKNLMDQDFGSSSTTIVGDAKFSDFMDYKKPMNMSYNLKADNFVIDQDKYLYFSISPVNINLSISLDKREHDYQIYNEISMKETFRIDLSQNKDILKTSKFINGLNIVKEFKVGDRSAKYKFISKQEKNIIDITREIYIPVGIVKKGDYKEFKDFVLDIKNPMRDKVFIEK, from the coding sequence ATGAGAAATAAAATGAAATTATTTTTGTATCTAACTTTGACTGCCTTTATTTTTATAGGGTGTACCAAGTCTAAGTTAGAAAAAAGTGAAAATTCAGATAAGATAGGATATAAATTTAGTGAAGTTATAAAGATTATTAAAGATAACAATAAACTTCCAGAGGAATATGCTGAATTAGGGGCAGTTTACCTGATCAACAATAAAAAATTAACTGTTCATAAAGATGGAAGCAGCGAGATCCATAAGTTTAAGGTCACTAAGGTAATTAACTATGAAGGAAAGAAAAAATTGTCAGATATAATTATAAATTACGATCCAACCAATGAAAAATTGATCTTGGGAGAAATGTATACTGTTACAAAAGATTACAAAAAAATCTCAATCCCTAAAAATCAGAGTATTGAGCAGGATGATGAACTGGCAATATATTCGCCTTTATATGTTCACAATAAAAATAGGATAGTTAATTTTCCCAAAGTAGAACCGGGAACGTATATTATAACTGATTATACTATTAAAACTAAGTGGACTTATCCCTTAGGTAGAAACGAACCTTTTGATACTGAGATCCCGTCTTTAAATAAAACCAGAATAATAGACTATCCAAAGTCTATGAGATTAAATTATGAGGTTATAGGAGATAATATAGTTGAGGATAAAAAAGTTTTAGATGATAGGAATATCCTTGCCTTTAGTTCAAAGAATACAAGGGTTTTAAAGAGAGAGGAGAAAATGCCTATAAACCTTTTGCTGGATATAGATAAAGTTGTATATTCTTTTTATAAGGATTGGGCTGGCCTTGCTAAAGAAAAAATACAATCTATGGATAATATAAAAATCACCCCTGAGGTCAGAAAGCTTTCGGACGAAATAGTAGGAGATACTGGAAAAAAATCAGAAAAAATAGCTGAGATATATTCATATGTGGTAAATAATTTTACTTTAAAGGATATATATTTGGATCAATCGAATTTTAAACCACTAAACTTAGATCGGATTATCTATCAGAAATACGGATCTAAAATAGATTTGAATGCTTTATTTGTAGGTCTTGTCAGAGCACAAAATATCAATGATGTCTATCCTGTAATCATATTGGATTCATATGCGAAAAGCTCTTCTTACCAGATAAAATATCCTATGAATTATTCTATATATGACGTAGGAACATACGTCGATGGAAGAATAGTTCTGTTAAATAGCAGATATAATTACTTGGATGCAATGGATGAAAAGATAAACTATATCTCTAAAAAAAATAACTACCTGCCTCAGGTCTATGAACCAAAAATAGATTATAAGGAGAATACAAGTTATCTTTATAAGTTAGAAGGTGACGATGCAAAGGTAGATGTAAACCTTGAATTTAAGGGGGGGATGGATAGTTTCATAAGGTATTATGGAGGAATACTCCCTGCTCAGAGGAAAAATCTTATGGATCAAGATTTTGGCAGCTCATCTACTACGATTGTAGGGGATGCTAAGTTCAGTGATTTTATGGACTATAAAAAACCCATGAATATGTCATATAATTTAAAAGCTGATAACTTTGTGATAGACCAGGATAAGTATTTATATTTTTCAATCTCTCCTGTGAATATTAACTTGAGTATATCTTTGGATAAGAGAGAACATGATTATCAGATATACAATGAGATATCTATGAAGGAAACTTTTAGAATAGACCTCAGTCAGAATAAAGATATTCTAAAAACTTCAAAATTTATCAATGGGCTGAATATTGTAAAGGAATTTAAGGTAGGAGACAGAAGTGCAAAATATAAATTTATCTCAAAACAGGAGAAAAATATTATAGATATAACCAGAGAGATCTATATCCCTGTTGGAATAGTAAAAAAAGGGGATTATAAGGAGTTTAAAGACTTTGTATTGGATATAAAAAATCCTATGAGAGATAAAGTTTTTATAGAAAAATAG
- the yaaA gene encoding S4 domain-containing protein YaaA produces MEKIQITTEFIKLDQLLKWANVVGSGSDAKHVITEEMVKVNGEIETRRGKKIRVGDIVEFDGKKIEVIA; encoded by the coding sequence ATGGAAAAAATACAAATTACAACGGAATTTATTAAATTGGATCAATTGTTGAAATGGGCCAATGTAGTAGGCAGCGGATCAGATGCAAAACATGTAATTACTGAAGAGATGGTCAAAGTAAATGGCGAGATAGAAACTAGAAGAGGGAAGAAGATCCGTGTGGGAGATATCGTAGAATTTGACGGTAAAAAGATAGAAGTAATAGCGTAA
- the recF gene encoding DNA replication and repair protein RecF (All proteins in this family for which functions are known are DNA-binding proteins that assist the filamentation of RecA onto DNA for the initiation of recombination or recombinational repair.) yields the protein MQILDMNMINFRNLDDEHLEFDRRFNLFLGKNGQGKTSILEAVYFTVTGKSFRTNKNKEMIKYGRHKMGAFVNYEDRIALKSISVKVDEKKKIYSYNRKSIKYDEFLGKLNIISFIPEDIELIIGSPSVRRSFFDYEIAQADPEYYLYLKSVSKLLKFRNKYLKDRNTKDPMFEIYNLEFIKYASLVVKKRIDYVKNVSRLLSLNYRKLFDGEKELTLGYKSFLGELRSPTLEEIEGKIRKSYEEVRGRELRYGYSLIGPQRDDFIFLLDNKEAKSYSSQGEKKSIVFALKISEIDMIIKEKKETPVFIIDDISSYFDSIRKENILKYFQKREIQLFISSTSDLEIEAKRFHVHRGEIDG from the coding sequence ATGCAAATCCTGGATATGAATATGATCAATTTTAGAAACTTAGATGATGAACACTTAGAATTTGATCGTAGATTTAACTTGTTTTTAGGGAAAAATGGTCAGGGAAAAACCAGTATACTGGAGGCTGTTTATTTTACAGTTACAGGAAAGAGTTTTCGAACCAATAAAAATAAGGAAATGATTAAGTACGGTCGCCATAAGATGGGAGCTTTTGTTAACTATGAGGATAGGATAGCACTGAAATCCATATCGGTAAAAGTAGATGAAAAAAAGAAGATATATTCCTATAATAGGAAATCGATTAAGTATGATGAATTTTTGGGTAAATTAAATATTATATCTTTTATACCAGAAGATATAGAGCTTATTATTGGGTCACCCAGTGTGAGGAGATCGTTCTTTGACTATGAGATAGCTCAGGCAGATCCAGAGTACTACCTTTATTTAAAGTCGGTATCCAAGCTGTTGAAATTCAGAAATAAATATCTAAAGGATAGAAATACCAAAGATCCAATGTTTGAGATATATAACTTGGAGTTTATAAAATATGCATCATTAGTAGTAAAGAAAAGGATTGATTATGTAAAAAATGTTTCAAGGTTGTTGTCTTTAAACTATCGAAAGTTATTTGACGGGGAAAAGGAGTTGACCTTGGGGTATAAATCCTTTTTAGGAGAGCTGAGATCTCCTACTTTGGAGGAAATAGAGGGCAAAATCAGGAAAAGTTATGAAGAGGTAAGGGGTCGTGAATTACGATATGGATATTCTCTTATTGGTCCCCAAAGAGATGATTTTATCTTTCTGTTGGACAATAAGGAAGCCAAATCCTATTCATCCCAAGGGGAGAAAAAATCCATAGTATTTGCCTTAAAAATATCTGAAATAGATATGATAATAAAGGAAAAAAAAGAAACACCTGTCTTTATAATAGATGATATATCATCTTATTTTGACTCCATAAGGAAGGAAAATATATTGAAATATTTTCAAAAGAGGGAGATACAATTATTTATTAGTTCTACCTCGGATCTAGAGATAGAAGCGAAAAGATTTCATGTACACAGAGGTGAGATAGATGGTTAA
- a CDS encoding DUF721 domain-containing protein — MVKNLVDVSDLMESAITKSRLLKEGILKSEWDKIVGELSKKSFVIFLKQGKLFVGVENSIWIQQMNFQKQSIIKKTNEFLGGDYVSEIIFKIGKKDTKDYFLDERERDDSIDLDSVTLTTEEYLQMEEELSEIKDDLIKKQTKVVLEKSYKRKKYLKLHGYKQCKCGIYYSSLQPMCAICMNKEVLKLEETLMKAFKDRKMLKYSQAVKVIEDLTEKEYDRIKLKKLSKIKKNIDIYLRDRKDELAFELSKLYFIIDLGELEDEYIERRAEEFIQLLKK; from the coding sequence ATGGTTAAAAATCTAGTAGATGTAAGTGATCTGATGGAATCAGCCATAACTAAGAGCCGGCTCCTAAAGGAAGGAATTTTAAAATCAGAATGGGATAAGATCGTTGGGGAACTCTCTAAAAAAAGTTTTGTTATCTTTTTAAAGCAGGGAAAACTATTTGTAGGAGTAGAGAATTCTATCTGGATCCAGCAGATGAATTTTCAAAAACAATCTATCATAAAGAAAACCAATGAATTTTTAGGTGGAGATTATGTAAGTGAGATAATCTTTAAAATTGGAAAAAAAGATACGAAAGATTATTTTCTGGATGAAAGAGAAAGAGATGATTCTATAGACCTGGACAGTGTGACCTTAACCACTGAAGAATATCTGCAGATGGAAGAGGAACTTAGTGAGATTAAAGATGACCTTATAAAAAAACAGACAAAGGTTGTTCTGGAAAAATCATATAAAAGGAAAAAATACTTGAAACTTCATGGATATAAGCAGTGTAAGTGTGGAATTTATTATAGTTCCCTCCAGCCTATGTGTGCCATATGCATGAATAAAGAGGTCTTGAAATTAGAAGAAACCCTTATGAAGGCCTTTAAAGATAGGAAAATGCTGAAATATTCCCAGGCTGTAAAGGTGATAGAAGATCTGACAGAAAAAGAATATGACAGGATAAAATTAAAAAAACTATCCAAGATAAAAAAAAATATAGATATCTACTTGAGAGACAGGAAAGACGAGCTGGCTTTTGAGTTGTCTAAACTATATTTTATAATAGATTTAGGTGAACTAGAAGATGAATATATAGAGAGAAGGGCAGAGGAATTTATACAACTGTTGAAGAAATAA
- the gyrB gene encoding DNA topoisomerase (ATP-hydrolyzing) subunit B — protein MSNNYKAEDITVLEGLEAVRKRPGMYIGSTSERGLHHLVWEVVDNSVDEALAGHCDKIIINVLEDNIIEVIDNGRGIPTGMHPKHGKSALEIVLTVLHAGGKFENDNYKVSGGLHGVGISVVNALSEWMEVYVKREGQIFHQRLERGKPMFDVKTIGKTKETGTRILFKADDEIFETLIYSFETLKNRLKELAYLNKGLEIVLTDSRKEDKVEETLKFDGGIIDFLAELEDGNEKLIKEPIYMNGEAEGVVVEIAMTYTIKQRESIFSFVNNINTHEGGTHVSGFRTALTRVVNDVAKTMGLIKERDGNFQGSDIREGMTAIISVKVPDPQFEGQTKTKLGSSEVTSIVSGIVGKYLKMHLEDTPADARNVIEKILMSKKAREAAKKARELVMRKSALEVGSLPGKLADCSSKKPEECEVYIVEGDSAGGSAKQGRDRHTQAILPLRGKILNVEKAGLHRALENTEVRAMITAFGAGMNDEMTLEKLRYHKIIIMTDADVDGAHIRTLILTFLFRYMSDLITNGNIYIAQPPLFKITAGRSVQYAYTDKQMKDATDLLNTENRRFTLQRYKGLGEMNPEQLWETTMDPDTRTLLQVSIDDAVEADKLFDKLMGDKVEPRKKFIEEGAEFVKNLDI, from the coding sequence ATGAGTAATAATTATAAAGCGGAAGATATAACGGTTTTAGAAGGATTAGAAGCCGTTAGAAAAAGACCGGGAATGTATATTGGTTCTACATCTGAAAGGGGATTACACCATCTTGTGTGGGAAGTAGTAGATAACTCAGTAGATGAAGCCTTGGCAGGACATTGTGATAAGATAATTATAAATGTATTGGAAGACAATATAATCGAAGTAATCGATAACGGAAGGGGAATTCCGACAGGAATGCATCCTAAACATGGAAAATCAGCATTGGAGATTGTATTGACTGTATTACATGCTGGTGGTAAGTTTGAGAACGATAACTACAAGGTATCTGGTGGACTTCATGGAGTAGGTATCTCAGTAGTAAATGCTTTGTCTGAATGGATGGAAGTTTATGTAAAGAGAGAGGGACAAATCTTCCACCAAAGGTTGGAAAGAGGAAAACCTATGTTTGATGTAAAAACAATAGGTAAAACTAAGGAAACTGGTACGAGAATACTTTTTAAAGCTGATGATGAGATATTTGAAACTTTAATCTATAGTTTTGAAACTTTAAAGAATAGATTAAAAGAATTAGCTTATTTGAATAAAGGTTTAGAGATAGTTCTTACTGATTCTAGAAAAGAAGATAAAGTAGAGGAAACATTAAAATTTGATGGTGGTATAATCGATTTCCTGGCTGAGTTAGAGGACGGAAATGAAAAATTAATCAAAGAACCCATCTATATGAATGGAGAGGCTGAAGGGGTAGTCGTAGAGATTGCCATGACCTATACAATAAAACAAAGGGAGAGTATATTCTCATTTGTTAACAACATAAATACCCATGAAGGTGGAACTCATGTAAGTGGATTTAGAACTGCTCTTACTCGTGTAGTAAATGATGTAGCTAAAACTATGGGACTTATAAAAGAAAGAGACGGGAATTTCCAAGGTAGTGATATCAGAGAGGGAATGACTGCAATTATATCTGTAAAAGTACCGGATCCCCAATTTGAGGGACAGACTAAGACAAAATTAGGTAGTTCAGAAGTTACCAGTATAGTTTCTGGAATTGTAGGTAAGTATCTAAAGATGCACTTAGAGGATACTCCGGCAGACGCAAGAAATGTAATCGAAAAGATCTTGATGTCTAAAAAAGCAAGAGAAGCAGCTAAAAAAGCAAGGGAATTAGTAATGAGAAAATCTGCATTAGAAGTAGGGTCATTACCAGGAAAACTTGCAGACTGTTCATCTAAGAAACCTGAAGAATGCGAAGTCTATATAGTAGAGGGAGATTCAGCAGGAGGATCAGCAAAGCAGGGAAGAGACAGACACACTCAGGCTATCCTGCCATTAAGAGGGAAGATACTAAATGTAGAGAAAGCTGGATTACATAGAGCGTTAGAAAATACAGAAGTAAGAGCTATGATCACAGCATTTGGTGCTGGAATGAATGATGAGATGACTCTTGAAAAATTAAGATACCATAAGATCATAATCATGACCGATGCCGATGTAGATGGAGCTCATATCAGAACTTTAATCTTAACGTTCCTATTTAGATATATGTCAGATCTAATAACTAATGGAAATATATATATCGCTCAACCACCATTATTTAAGATAACAGCTGGTAGATCGGTACAATATGCTTATACAGATAAACAGATGAAGGATGCTACAGATCTCCTTAACACAGAGAACAGAAGATTTACCCTTCAAAGATATAAGGGGCTAGGAGAGATGAATCCTGAACAACTATGGGAGACAACTATGGATCCGGATACAAGAACATTATTACAGGTAAGTATAGATGATGCTGTAGAAGCAGATAAGTTATTTGATAAATTAATGGGTGACAAGGTAGAACCTAGAAAGAAATTTATCGAAGAGGGAGCCGAATTCGTAAAGAACTTGGATATATAG